Below is a window of Impatiens glandulifera chromosome 2, dImpGla2.1, whole genome shotgun sequence DNA.
AGTCCAATTCTTACATATAGACGCCAGCCCTTTGCCTTGAATTGTCAGCGGGGCATTAATGGAAGAAAACACACAAACGCACAAGCCACTTGAGTTTCCCATTAACCACCACCGCCGCCATCGCCATCGCAAACATCGACCCGTCTTTCCGATTGAAAAATTAATCCCAACAACTTCGGCTTAATTTTATCATTCCATATCCGTTGGCTCGGTCCAACATCACTTTCTCTTCTCCGAATCTCAACCACAACCAGATCCCTATTAAGCCGCCGTATCTCCACCGCCGCTACAAAATTACCATTCTGTCCTTCCATCTTCAATCCCCAACCATCCTTAATCGTAACTCCAACCCCTTCCCCCTTCGCCACCTCCTCCATTTTCGAAACAATCGTTTCCGGTTCCTCCCCCGATACAAATCTCTCTTTCGAAACTGAATACGCCTTGTTGAAAAGCCCAGTTAGATCAATCCCAGATGAGAATGAAATCAGATCAAAAGCATTTAAGTATTCTCTTTCATTATGaccaatcaaatcaaattcaatggaattaataatattagtttcCTCAATATACCCAGTTCTAAACCATGGATCGAGAATTATCTCATCAATAGTAATCCTAGTTTGAGGATTCGGATCAAGAAGACGATGAAGAAATCTCTTTGTATCAGATGATATCCATTTCGGGCAACGAAATTCAGCTTtatagatcttcgaatacataaCCATCAAATTCCTATCATTAAATGGAAGATACCCAGCACTGAGTACAAAAAGTATAACTCCACACGACCAAACATCAACCTTTGCACCATCGTATCCTTTCTTCGCTAAAATCTCCGGTGCAACATAAGCCGGAGTTCCACACAACGTATGAAGAAGACCATCTGAATGAACTTGATCTCTAACAGCACTTAAACCAAAATCCGTAACCTTAAGCTCCCAATTATCATCAAGAAGAAGATTCTCCGGTTTCAAATCTCGATGATACACACCATTTGAATGACAAAATCCAACAGCGGATATCAACTGTTGAAAATATCTACGACTTAGATCTTCGCTAAATCGTCCTTTAGCAACTTTAGCAAATAACTCACCTCCTTTAGCAAATTCCATCGCGAAATAGATCGTCGTCTTCGTTGCAAGAACTTCAAACAAACGCACGATATGACGGTGACATAATCGTCTCATGATAGTAATCTCTCTCTTAACATTAGCCATTAGAGATAAACCTCCTTTGATCAATTTCCTCTTACATATAACCTTAATCGCCACGCTTTGTCCTGTCTCGATGTTACGAGCGTGGTATACCTTGGCGAAAGCTCCATGTCCTAATAACCTTCCAATCTCGTATTTCCCGAAGAGAATCACCGTTTCAGATCCGTCCTTAATCCCGGCGGCGGACGGAGTTGTATTTGCGTGATTATCATCCATGGTCGCCTGCATTTATATCTAATTGAAACTGAAACAGATTTTCTCCTGGCATAGGTAGCAAAATTTCATCCACAgatgaagaacaagaagaagaagatccgaTAACAATGGTGGTGGGgtaatggaagaagaagaagattcatATGATCAGGGAAGGATTCAGGtcaaatgaaagaagagagagaaacaattatatatatatatattgtaaaccAATGAAGAGACTCCacgtaaatattaatttatttttgcttGGATGTTCATAGTGATAAATAATGGACGGACGTGATGAGAGTATAATTCCTGtcatatatattgaatattctATTTATTCTTATCTCTTCATATTTGGGATATGTTTATTTAGATTATAGATAGatatctcattaattatattatttaaatactatttttttatttttctaaaaaaaatcaattaaaaatgtagaTTATATAATCTAGATGAGTAAgttta
It encodes the following:
- the LOC124927958 gene encoding CBL-interacting serine/threonine-protein kinase 14-like, with protein sequence MQATMDDNHANTTPSAAGIKDGSETVILFGKYEIGRLLGHGAFAKVYHARNIETGQSVAIKVICKRKLIKGGLSLMANVKREITIMRRLCHRHIVRLFEVLATKTTIYFAMEFAKGGELFAKVAKGRFSEDLSRRYFQQLISAVGFCHSNGVYHRDLKPENLLLDDNWELKVTDFGLSAVRDQVHSDGLLHTLCGTPAYVAPEILAKKGYDGAKVDVWSCGVILFVLSAGYLPFNDRNLMVMYSKIYKAEFRCPKWISSDTKRFLHRLLDPNPQTRITIDEIILDPWFRTGYIEETNIINSIEFDLIGHNEREYLNAFDLISFSSGIDLTGLFNKAYSVSKERFVSGEEPETIVSKMEEVAKGEGVGVTIKDGWGLKMEGQNGNFVAAVEIRRLNRDLVVVEIRRRESDVGPSQRIWNDKIKPKLLGLIFQSERRVDVCDGDGGGGG